Proteins encoded within one genomic window of uncultured Draconibacterium sp.:
- the lspA gene encoding signal peptidase II encodes MKKTLIKYLILISFMISGCSADLKTKEIAKTNLKDNSIVLIENTFDLRYVENHSIAFGFLSSIKKNIRIPLIFLLTISATMFAFVMIWKIKDKKFRLLLPFFILLGGAYGNIVDRMLNGFVTDFFHIHYLYEYNFPVFNVADVLVNIGVFLIIIQWKDFKLIFDNLFTNENELLTE; translated from the coding sequence ATGAAAAAGACACTAATAAAATATTTGATTTTAATATCATTTATGATTTCCGGATGTTCAGCAGATTTAAAAACTAAAGAAATTGCCAAAACAAATTTGAAAGACAATTCAATAGTTCTAATTGAAAATACTTTTGACCTTCGTTATGTGGAGAATCACTCAATTGCTTTTGGTTTTCTTAGTTCAATTAAGAAGAATATCAGAATTCCATTAATTTTCCTACTGACTATTTCTGCAACAATGTTTGCTTTTGTAATGATTTGGAAAATAAAAGATAAGAAATTCAGATTATTGCTGCCATTCTTTATTTTGCTTGGCGGTGCCTATGGAAATATTGTGGATAGGATGTTAAATGGATTCGTAACAGACTTCTTTCATATTCACTATCTTTATGAGTATAATTTTCCGGTTTTTAACGTGGCAGATGTTTTAGTAAACATTGGAGTATTTCTAATTATTATTCAATGGAAAGATTTTAAACTGATTTTTGACAACTTATTTACTAACGAAAATGAATTGTTAACGGAATAG
- a CDS encoding glycyl-radical enzyme activating protein, whose product MNQSLIFDIKRYAINDGPGIRITLFMKGCPLSCKWCHNPESQSPGVQKLYTESKCIGAQECVKMCPEDALTLTPKGIVTDYQACTLCGICADVCPTKAIEMSGRLYEMEELMQIIERERVHIEQSNGGVTFSGGEPLMNADFLMQMLDACGENKLHRTVDTCGFADTDTLLEVAKKTELFLFDLKLMDEAKHKKWTGVSNKLILKNLQLLAESGANINIRVPFIRNVNADHNTVTEMAEFIAALPGKKPMVNLLPYHNIAANKYNKLGSKYNEFNMEEPTEEEQSRAIAIFEKYGIEAEIGG is encoded by the coding sequence ATGAATCAATCATTAATATTCGATATAAAACGTTATGCCATTAACGATGGTCCGGGTATCCGAATCACCCTGTTTATGAAGGGCTGCCCGTTGAGCTGTAAATGGTGTCACAACCCCGAAAGCCAGTCGCCGGGAGTACAAAAGCTGTATACCGAGTCGAAGTGTATTGGGGCGCAGGAGTGTGTGAAAATGTGTCCGGAAGATGCGCTCACACTCACGCCAAAAGGAATTGTTACCGACTATCAGGCTTGTACCCTTTGTGGTATTTGTGCCGATGTGTGCCCAACGAAAGCCATTGAAATGTCGGGACGGCTGTACGAGATGGAGGAGCTGATGCAAATCATCGAACGTGAACGTGTACACATCGAGCAATCGAATGGTGGCGTTACCTTCTCGGGGGGTGAGCCCTTGATGAACGCGGATTTTCTGATGCAGATGCTGGATGCCTGTGGCGAAAATAAGCTGCACCGAACTGTTGACACCTGCGGATTTGCCGATACTGACACCTTGCTGGAAGTGGCTAAAAAGACCGAGCTTTTTCTGTTCGACCTGAAGTTGATGGATGAGGCAAAACATAAGAAGTGGACAGGTGTAAGTAACAAGCTTATTCTTAAAAACCTGCAGTTGCTGGCCGAAAGCGGTGCGAACATCAATATTCGTGTGCCGTTTATCCGCAATGTAAATGCCGATCATAACACGGTTACCGAAATGGCCGAATTTATAGCTGCCTTGCCGGGTAAAAAGCCAATGGTAAACTTATTGCCGTACCATAATATTGCGGCTAATAAGTACAACAAACTGGGGTCGAAATACAACGAATTCAATATGGAGGAGCCCACCGAAGAGGAACAAAGCAGGGCGATCGCCATATTCGAAAAATACGGTATCGAGGCGGAGATTGGCGGGTAA
- the hypD gene encoding trans-4-hydroxy-L-proline dehydratase: MSFADELTIKTPERPAGAEGNFYTPHPDAIGPGMNERIQRLRKLSVETQESLSIERAMITTKFYKENYGKYSEPMMRALNFLEICKQKTIYIGDDELIVAERGPVPKSVPTFPELTCHSVEDFHVLNTRDQQQYTISQEDINTYEQEVIPYWEGRTMRERIFSHVPQEWKRAYEAGVFTEFMEQRAPGHTALDGTIYKKGMLDYKKEIKDHIDRLDFMNDPEATEKLEELKAMDVSCDAAIVFAERHADLAEEMAKTESDPKRVAELKRIAEVCRWVPANAPRNVWEAIQMYWFVHLGTVTELNGWDAMNPGHFDQHLTPFYEKELAEGTLTRDEAKELISCFWIKVNNHPAPPKVGITARESGTFNDFTNINIGGVKPDGTSGVSEVSYMMLEVIEELHVLQPGNSVHIAKVTPDEFLQAAGKLIRQGHGYPSVFNPDMYIQEMVNQGKTLQDAREGGCSGCIEVGAFGKEAYLLTGYLNVPKIVEITLNNGIDPVTGKVAGIETGDPRDFKSYDELYEAFLKQLNFVVDQKIRVSNYIDQMFAKYAPAPFLSVVIEDCISKGKDYYNGGPRYNTNYIQCTGLGTVTDSLSVLKKHVFEDKTFSMDTILDAVAKNFEGEEVLRQRILNRTPFFGNDDEYADTIAVQVYNDLLAAIEGKPNTKGEVFHLNMLSTTCHVYFGLVLGATPNGRFSGKSISDGTSPSHGCDTHGPTNVIRSLGKLDQARSGGTLLNLRFVPSLLKRDKDVEKLGHLIRSYFSLGGHHIQFNIVDTATLLAAQACPEDYKDLLVRMAGYSDYFNDMNADLQQEVIDRTQNEVL, translated from the coding sequence ATGTCTTTTGCAGATGAACTAACAATAAAGACACCCGAGCGTCCGGCTGGCGCTGAAGGTAATTTTTATACGCCGCACCCTGATGCTATTGGTCCAGGCATGAACGAGCGTATTCAGCGTTTGCGTAAACTAAGTGTTGAAACACAGGAGTCGCTGTCGATTGAGCGCGCCATGATCACCACGAAGTTTTACAAAGAAAACTACGGGAAGTACTCCGAGCCGATGATGCGTGCCCTTAACTTTCTTGAGATTTGTAAGCAAAAAACCATATACATTGGCGACGATGAGTTGATTGTTGCCGAACGTGGTCCGGTTCCAAAATCGGTTCCCACCTTTCCGGAATTAACCTGCCACAGCGTTGAGGATTTTCACGTGTTGAACACGCGCGATCAGCAACAGTACACCATTTCGCAGGAAGATATTAATACCTACGAACAGGAAGTTATTCCTTATTGGGAGGGCCGTACCATGCGCGAGCGTATTTTTAGTCACGTTCCGCAGGAGTGGAAACGTGCTTACGAAGCCGGTGTATTTACCGAGTTTATGGAGCAGCGTGCTCCCGGTCATACTGCGCTCGACGGAACGATCTATAAAAAGGGAATGCTCGATTATAAAAAGGAGATCAAAGACCATATTGATCGTCTTGATTTTATGAACGACCCTGAAGCCACCGAAAAGCTGGAAGAATTAAAAGCAATGGACGTATCGTGCGACGCTGCCATTGTTTTTGCTGAGCGCCATGCTGATCTGGCTGAGGAAATGGCAAAAACCGAAAGCGATCCGAAACGTGTTGCCGAGCTGAAGCGAATTGCAGAAGTGTGTCGCTGGGTACCTGCCAACGCACCGCGAAACGTGTGGGAAGCCATACAAATGTACTGGTTTGTGCACCTCGGAACCGTTACCGAATTAAATGGTTGGGATGCGATGAATCCGGGCCATTTCGATCAGCACCTTACTCCGTTCTACGAAAAAGAACTGGCAGAAGGAACACTGACCCGCGATGAGGCCAAGGAGCTGATCAGCTGTTTCTGGATAAAAGTAAATAACCACCCCGCGCCACCAAAAGTTGGCATTACAGCGCGCGAAAGTGGAACGTTTAACGATTTCACCAATATCAACATTGGTGGTGTTAAACCCGACGGAACCAGCGGAGTTAGCGAAGTTTCGTACATGATGCTGGAAGTTATCGAAGAGTTGCACGTACTGCAGCCGGGTAACTCGGTGCATATTGCAAAAGTTACTCCCGACGAGTTTTTACAGGCTGCCGGGAAACTAATCCGCCAGGGACACGGTTACCCATCGGTTTTCAATCCTGATATGTACATACAGGAAATGGTGAACCAGGGAAAAACATTGCAGGATGCACGCGAAGGAGGTTGCAGTGGATGTATTGAAGTGGGCGCTTTTGGTAAAGAAGCTTACCTGTTGACTGGTTATTTGAACGTTCCGAAAATTGTGGAGATCACGCTGAATAACGGTATCGATCCGGTAACCGGAAAAGTGGCTGGTATTGAAACCGGCGATCCGCGCGATTTTAAAAGCTACGATGAACTGTACGAAGCATTCCTGAAACAGCTGAACTTTGTGGTAGACCAAAAAATACGTGTAAGCAACTACATTGACCAGATGTTTGCAAAATACGCGCCGGCACCATTCCTTTCAGTGGTAATTGAAGATTGTATCTCGAAAGGAAAAGACTACTACAACGGTGGCCCGCGCTATAACACCAACTACATTCAGTGTACAGGTTTGGGAACCGTGACCGACAGTCTTTCGGTGCTGAAAAAGCATGTTTTCGAAGACAAGACTTTCTCGATGGACACCATTCTGGATGCAGTAGCTAAAAACTTCGAAGGCGAAGAAGTGTTGCGTCAGCGTATTCTTAACCGTACGCCGTTCTTTGGTAACGACGACGAATATGCCGATACTATTGCCGTGCAGGTGTACAACGATTTGCTGGCTGCCATTGAAGGAAAACCAAATACCAAAGGAGAAGTATTCCATTTGAATATGCTTTCAACCACCTGCCACGTTTATTTTGGCCTGGTGCTGGGAGCCACACCAAACGGACGTTTTTCCGGGAAATCGATTTCCGATGGTACATCGCCATCGCACGGTTGCGATACACACGGACCAACAAACGTGATCCGCTCGCTGGGAAAACTCGATCAGGCAAGATCGGGAGGAACCCTGTTGAACCTGCGTTTTGTGCCAAGTTTGCTGAAACGCGACAAAGACGTGGAAAAACTGGGTCACCTTATCCGCAGTTATTTCTCTTTGGGAGGTCACCATATTCAGTTTAATATTGTTGATACGGCTACGCTTTTGGCGGCACAAGCTTGTCCTGAAGATTACAAAGATCTGCTGGTGCGTATGGCCGGATACAGCGATTATTTTAACGACATGAATGCCGACCTGCAACAGGAAGTTATTGACCGTACACAGAATGAAGTATTATAG
- a CDS encoding DUF4136 domain-containing protein produces MTNKNRFKFLALLLFISGLLISCHPEYDATIEELDIAVTQHDEDQDFSQLQTFYLADSIIYINDEESNSLISVDHAQEDHILSLVRQNFLNMGWTEVSGPTEGHIDADVSIMLSVLETDINFYYYYWWDWWYWYPWDWWYPWYTDSYWYPGYPVWPGYPSYPIQGYTVGTLFIDMLNMDDVEMPDEGDSSFKVPMPWKGSVIGILAGSDSHIQDRLTTEIDQVFEQSPYLQK; encoded by the coding sequence ATGACCAACAAAAACAGATTTAAGTTTCTGGCTTTACTGCTCTTCATTTCGGGCTTGCTAATTTCATGTCACCCGGAATACGATGCAACCATTGAAGAACTGGACATTGCTGTTACCCAGCACGATGAAGACCAGGATTTTTCGCAGCTACAAACCTTCTACCTTGCCGACTCTATCATTTATATTAACGATGAAGAATCAAATTCGCTCATCAGTGTAGACCATGCACAAGAAGATCATATTTTGTCATTAGTCAGGCAAAATTTCCTTAACATGGGCTGGACTGAGGTTAGCGGCCCCACCGAAGGCCATATTGATGCGGATGTATCGATCATGCTTTCAGTACTAGAAACCGACATAAACTTTTATTATTACTACTGGTGGGATTGGTGGTACTGGTATCCGTGGGATTGGTGGTACCCCTGGTATACCGATTCATATTGGTATCCGGGTTATCCGGTATGGCCGGGTTATCCTTCTTATCCTATTCAGGGATACACTGTTGGAACATTGTTTATTGACATGTTGAATATGGATGATGTAGAAATGCCTGACGAAGGCGATAGTTCTTTTAAGGTACCGATGCCCTGGAAAGGATCTGTTATTGGCATTTTAGCCGGCTCGGATTCGCACATTCAGGATCGGTTAACAACCGAGATTGACCAGGTATTTGAACAAAGCCCATACTTACAAAAATAA
- a CDS encoding DUF4956 domain-containing protein, giving the protein MTNLQLLNISGESWSDFLIRLLVNVVSIFCLIRFIYYPKNSRVKYLFTFFLMGMMIFLIASILDRVSLDMGFALGLFAVFGIIRYRSPSIDLKEMTYLFLVIGVSIINALVEFNMQTLMGLFIANLIIIVSALVMEYYKPRDYVLKRSLVYTPSNYSVLNDNQTLLEEIRQNTGINVLRVEVDKINMTKNEVTVWIYFRENRPEKVKEIDPATSDPETGWKSTNSNQY; this is encoded by the coding sequence ATGACAAACCTACAATTACTAAATATTAGCGGAGAATCCTGGTCCGATTTTTTAATCAGGCTTTTGGTAAATGTTGTCTCAATCTTTTGTTTAATTCGTTTTATCTATTATCCCAAAAACAGCAGGGTTAAATACTTGTTTACTTTTTTCCTGATGGGAATGATGATCTTTCTGATTGCATCAATTCTCGATCGGGTTAGTTTAGATATGGGATTTGCCCTGGGCTTATTTGCTGTTTTTGGAATTATCCGCTACCGCTCGCCTTCTATCGATTTGAAAGAAATGACCTATCTGTTTTTGGTGATCGGCGTGTCCATTATAAATGCGCTTGTTGAGTTTAATATGCAAACTTTAATGGGGCTGTTTATTGCCAATCTTATTATTATTGTTTCGGCGTTGGTTATGGAGTATTACAAACCCCGCGATTATGTTCTAAAAAGATCACTGGTTTATACTCCCTCCAATTATTCAGTATTAAACGATAATCAAACCTTATTGGAGGAGATTAGGCAAAACACCGGTATTAATGTGCTTCGTGTAGAAGTCGATAAAATTAATATGACCAAAAATGAAGTTACGGTTTGGATCTACTTCCGGGAAAATCGTCCGGAAAAGGTTAAAGAGATTGATCCGGCAACGAGTGACCCGGAAACGGGGTGGAAAAGCACAAACAGTAATCAGTATTAA
- a CDS encoding porin family protein has translation MKKILIIGLLLFFTFTSHSQILISLLLGDKLNSPNIEFGLEGGINFTNIHGFDNKGSLGNFNLGFYLDIRMKNNLFLYSGVQGISGLGMRDLSVNDLEFLNAETYDVEGIYNQKISSFMVPILANYKFENHFYVEAGPQVGLIYQGWIEFTSNENNVDWRIKAYNGDQLNWFNAGLAVGAGHKLLKGEGWAIGIRYYQGLTDVFKYKSGTIHHSLHFKVSIPIGVAKTKNSD, from the coding sequence ATGAAAAAAATTCTAATCATCGGCCTCCTGTTGTTTTTCACGTTTACATCTCATTCGCAAATTTTAATCTCGCTGCTTTTAGGTGACAAATTAAATTCGCCAAACATAGAATTTGGCCTTGAAGGAGGAATTAACTTTACCAACATACATGGTTTTGACAATAAAGGGAGCCTTGGAAATTTTAACCTGGGATTTTATCTTGATATACGAATGAAAAACAACCTGTTTTTATACTCTGGTGTACAAGGAATTTCAGGATTAGGGATGCGCGATCTGTCAGTAAATGACCTCGAATTTTTAAATGCAGAAACATATGATGTTGAGGGAATTTACAATCAAAAAATAAGTTCTTTTATGGTTCCCATTCTGGCCAACTATAAATTCGAAAATCATTTTTATGTGGAAGCCGGGCCACAAGTTGGTTTAATATATCAGGGCTGGATTGAATTTACATCAAACGAGAATAATGTAGATTGGAGAATAAAAGCATACAACGGTGACCAACTAAACTGGTTTAATGCCGGCCTTGCCGTTGGTGCAGGCCACAAGCTACTGAAAGGCGAGGGCTGGGCCATTGGAATACGTTATTACCAAGGGCTTACTGATGTGTTCAAATACAAGTCGGGAACAATTCACCACTCGCTGCATTTTAAGGTGAGTATTCCGATCGGGGTAGCTAAAACAAAGAACAGTGATTAA
- a CDS encoding META domain-containing protein: MKIWIVITIVLLASCSSRSEYTTFWVNSYKVDCVGVGPMKCMLVQKGEIPEVGKWTNFYSKIEGFEYEPGFIYKLKVKEEQLENAPADASSVKYILVEVLEKKEDAKLALDGSWEALKINGSVIKLPRMRGAGVLPNLQINIRDMQISGIDNCNNFTGHITEIGENTIELGAIAGTKKMCPDMSISKAFNEALLAVKKYELKENNLIFTDEAGTELLEFIKATDAKVLLNDIWVAEIVDGEAVSDASTAPRLEINSSEMKTMGSDGCNNFTGGITTLTNNELVFGPLAATRKMCPDMTFADKFNKAIPQVCSYKIANMKLTLLDENGEVLAVLKKVD, translated from the coding sequence ATGAAGATCTGGATAGTTATTACAATTGTTTTATTAGCATCATGTTCTTCCCGATCCGAATACACAACCTTTTGGGTAAACAGCTACAAAGTTGATTGCGTTGGAGTAGGCCCGATGAAATGTATGTTGGTTCAAAAAGGAGAAATTCCGGAAGTCGGAAAGTGGACCAATTTCTATTCAAAAATTGAAGGTTTTGAATATGAACCCGGATTTATTTACAAGTTAAAAGTAAAAGAGGAGCAGCTGGAAAATGCTCCTGCCGATGCTTCGTCTGTTAAATATATTCTGGTGGAAGTGCTGGAGAAAAAAGAAGATGCCAAACTCGCTCTGGACGGAAGCTGGGAGGCGCTTAAAATAAACGGATCGGTGATTAAATTGCCCCGAATGCGTGGAGCCGGAGTACTACCAAATTTGCAAATTAATATTCGCGACATGCAAATTAGCGGAATTGATAACTGTAATAACTTTACCGGACATATTACCGAAATCGGAGAAAATACGATTGAATTGGGAGCCATTGCCGGCACAAAGAAAATGTGCCCTGACATGAGCATTTCAAAAGCTTTTAACGAGGCGCTGCTTGCAGTAAAAAAGTATGAGTTGAAAGAAAACAACTTGATATTTACTGATGAAGCGGGCACCGAGCTGCTGGAGTTTATCAAAGCTACTGATGCAAAAGTTTTACTGAATGATATTTGGGTGGCCGAAATTGTTGACGGCGAAGCTGTAAGCGATGCTAGCACAGCACCTCGACTTGAAATTAACAGTTCGGAAATGAAGACGATGGGAAGCGATGGTTGCAATAATTTTACAGGGGGAATCACAACTTTAACTAACAATGAGCTGGTATTTGGGCCGCTGGCTGCCACCCGAAAAATGTGCCCCGACATGACCTTTGCCGACAAGTTCAATAAAGCAATTCCACAGGTTTGTAGTTATAAAATTGCGAATATGAAACTTACGCTACTCGACGAAAATGGCGAAGTTTTGGCGGTATTGAAAAAAGTGGATTGA
- a CDS encoding HAD family hydrolase, translated as MNRRYFFFFLTVIFLTQCTVSPEEITKPPVLSLWNDGLVKESIIKFIADVTDPNSSDFVAVKDRIAVFDNDGTLWCEKPLYIPVELEIAYVKNEYPRHPEWEEEKFFSGLAGDNLSVLNDYSTAEIIGKIFSAQAGMKEEDYKDFCYETLSGIQHRKYNRPLKELTYSPMVQLVHYLQANDFKVYIVTGGEITSVRTISEEIYNIPKENVVGSSVLLKYVSDESGTYLVRTAQLNSNNDKAVKPTNIELHIGRKPIFAAGNSDGDYQMMEYTLSGNGPSMAILVHHDDETREYSYIHGTENAVNDAAEKGWHVVSMKNDFKEIFSTN; from the coding sequence ATGAATCGCAGATACTTCTTCTTTTTTCTGACCGTAATATTCTTAACACAGTGTACTGTTTCACCAGAGGAAATTACAAAACCGCCGGTACTTTCGTTGTGGAATGATGGCCTTGTGAAAGAATCGATAATAAAATTTATAGCGGATGTTACCGATCCGAACTCTTCCGATTTTGTAGCGGTTAAAGACCGCATTGCAGTTTTTGATAACGACGGAACGCTGTGGTGCGAAAAACCACTGTATATACCGGTAGAACTGGAGATCGCCTATGTAAAAAATGAATATCCGAGGCATCCTGAATGGGAAGAAGAAAAATTCTTTAGCGGACTGGCCGGCGACAATCTTTCCGTTTTAAACGATTACAGTACGGCAGAAATAATAGGCAAAATTTTTAGTGCTCAGGCAGGAATGAAAGAGGAAGATTATAAAGACTTTTGTTATGAAACACTCTCTGGAATTCAACATCGAAAATACAACCGGCCTTTAAAAGAGCTGACCTACTCGCCAATGGTTCAGTTGGTTCATTACCTGCAAGCGAACGATTTTAAAGTATACATCGTAACCGGAGGCGAGATTACTTCGGTGCGCACAATTTCCGAAGAAATTTACAACATCCCCAAGGAGAATGTGGTGGGTAGCAGCGTTTTGCTGAAGTATGTTTCGGATGAAAGCGGAACGTATTTGGTGCGTACAGCTCAACTAAATTCAAATAACGATAAAGCCGTTAAACCAACCAATATTGAATTGCATATTGGACGTAAACCTATTTTTGCCGCCGGAAACAGCGATGGCGATTACCAGATGATGGAATACACGCTTTCGGGCAACGGACCATCAATGGCCATTCTTGTTCATCACGACGACGAAACGCGTGAATACAGTTACATACATGGCACCGAAAATGCGGTAAACGATGCGGCTGAAAAAGGCTGGCATGTAGTGAGTATGAAAAATGATTTTAAAGAGATTTTTAGTACTAACTAA
- a CDS encoding BCCT family transporter encodes MAEKENVPHEGEAHLVSTKKYFDVDGPVFWPAAILIVLFIAVTLIVGQPMNKVFSTIQTSISDYGGWFFVISVNIFLFFVLFVAFSKFGKIKLGGSKAKPEFSKAAWFAMLFSAGMGIGILFWSVGEPINHFIHPPSGEARTVEAARMSLEITFLHWGLHAWGIYALVGMALAFFTFNKKLPLTISSIFYPLLGNKIYGPWGKAINVLAVVATLFGLATSLGMGVQQVSAGLAHLFNMPDTITSQVILITVITFAATGSVVAGLSGGVKRLSELNMIIAAVFLLFMIIVGPTLFIFDSFIQNLGGYVQKFFELSTWTETYQQSDWQNDWTVFYWAWWISWSPFVGMFIARISRGRTLKEFVLGVLIVPTLITFLWLSTFGGSAMFLELNSMADIAGAVTDNIATSLYVLLEQFPISAVTSTVGVILVSSFFITSSDSGSLVVDSLTAGGKLDAPVAQRIFWALTEGAVAAVLLIGGGLGALQTAAISTGLPFAIILLFLVWSLLKGLRAEHRDLMEVKLEKEHKEYVETISRMLQKRGKIQSAPKPQENKNK; translated from the coding sequence ATGGCAGAAAAAGAAAATGTTCCTCACGAAGGGGAAGCTCACCTGGTAAGCACTAAAAAATATTTTGATGTAGACGGCCCTGTTTTTTGGCCTGCCGCAATACTGATCGTTCTTTTTATTGCGGTTACACTAATTGTTGGGCAACCCATGAATAAAGTCTTCTCCACTATTCAAACTTCAATTTCAGATTATGGCGGCTGGTTTTTTGTGATCTCCGTAAATATATTCCTCTTTTTTGTTCTGTTCGTTGCCTTTAGTAAGTTTGGGAAAATTAAACTGGGAGGCAGCAAAGCCAAACCCGAATTCTCGAAAGCAGCGTGGTTTGCCATGCTTTTTAGCGCGGGTATGGGTATTGGTATTTTATTCTGGAGCGTTGGCGAACCCATCAACCACTTTATTCATCCGCCAAGCGGCGAAGCCCGAACAGTTGAAGCTGCCCGCATGTCACTCGAAATTACCTTTCTGCATTGGGGATTACACGCCTGGGGAATTTACGCTTTGGTAGGAATGGCCCTGGCATTTTTTACTTTCAACAAAAAATTACCACTTACCATCAGTTCAATTTTTTACCCGCTTTTAGGGAATAAAATCTATGGCCCGTGGGGAAAAGCAATTAATGTACTGGCTGTGGTTGCCACACTTTTTGGATTGGCAACATCGCTCGGAATGGGCGTTCAGCAGGTAAGTGCCGGGCTGGCTCACCTTTTTAACATGCCCGACACCATTACCTCCCAGGTTATTCTGATCACCGTCATCACTTTTGCCGCAACAGGTTCGGTAGTTGCCGGACTGAGTGGCGGTGTAAAACGATTAAGTGAGCTGAATATGATTATTGCAGCAGTTTTTCTGCTTTTCATGATAATTGTAGGACCAACACTTTTTATTTTCGATTCGTTTATCCAGAACCTTGGAGGATATGTGCAAAAGTTTTTTGAACTGTCAACCTGGACCGAAACCTATCAGCAATCGGACTGGCAAAACGACTGGACCGTTTTCTACTGGGCATGGTGGATAAGCTGGTCGCCATTTGTTGGCATGTTTATCGCCCGTATTTCACGAGGACGTACATTAAAAGAGTTTGTTTTGGGCGTATTGATCGTACCCACACTGATTACCTTTTTATGGCTGTCGACATTTGGAGGAAGCGCCATGTTTCTCGAGCTGAATTCCATGGCCGACATTGCTGGTGCAGTAACCGATAATATTGCCACATCGTTATATGTATTGTTGGAACAATTTCCAATATCTGCCGTAACTTCAACGGTTGGGGTGATTTTGGTATCCAGCTTTTTTATTACTTCATCCGACTCGGGATCGTTGGTGGTTGATTCGCTAACAGCCGGCGGAAAACTGGATGCACCGGTCGCTCAACGGATTTTTTGGGCATTAACAGAGGGGGCAGTTGCTGCAGTGTTATTAATTGGCGGAGGACTGGGAGCTTTGCAAACAGCTGCAATATCAACAGGTTTGCCATTTGCTATTATCTTACTTTTTTTGGTTTGGAGCCTGTTAAAAGGATTACGTGCTGAACACCGCGATTTAATGGAAGTAAAACTCGAAAAAGAACATAAGGAATACGTCGAGACAATTTCCAGGATGTTGCAAAAACGCGGGAAAATACAATCGGCGCCAAAACCACAGGAAAATAAAAACAAGTAA
- a CDS encoding universal stress protein — translation MYQLNHILVCLDLTEMDDSLIRYAGFLANKIKPDSITFLHVVRPFDIPREILEAFPELDEPIPEIIRKELQEKVDDQFSPDVDLKINTIVHEGYPTETIVKFTQQNNITLTLMGKKMGYKGSGNIVRKILGLIPSSVLLVSETVHEKIDNLLVRMDFSRISEMALQMALRISELTGAKVACHHVHKLPLSYFPQTPAEDDAKLQKYVDKVSHKEFGKFVKRYKHENDEIPFSFTIDTENEEAQILYRQALLTGSDMIVIGSIIKSELSDIIVDSTSEKLAESEKNIPVFIVNDRKQSMGFLKSLFN, via the coding sequence ATGTATCAATTAAATCATATTCTGGTGTGCCTCGACCTAACAGAGATGGACGATTCACTTATTCGTTATGCCGGTTTCCTTGCCAATAAAATTAAGCCGGATAGTATTACATTTCTGCATGTGGTGAGGCCTTTTGATATTCCAAGAGAAATACTGGAAGCATTCCCGGAGCTGGACGAACCTATTCCGGAAATAATTCGCAAAGAACTTCAGGAAAAAGTTGACGACCAGTTCAGCCCTGATGTTGACCTAAAAATTAATACAATAGTTCATGAGGGTTATCCAACCGAAACGATTGTAAAGTTTACCCAGCAAAATAACATTACACTTACTTTAATGGGGAAAAAGATGGGCTACAAAGGGAGTGGTAATATAGTTCGAAAAATACTAGGCCTCATTCCTTCATCGGTATTGTTGGTTAGCGAAACTGTTCACGAAAAAATCGACAACCTTTTAGTCCGGATGGATTTTTCAAGAATCAGTGAAATGGCTTTACAAATGGCACTTCGCATAAGCGAACTAACTGGTGCCAAAGTTGCATGTCATCATGTACACAAATTGCCGCTGAGCTACTTCCCGCAAACTCCGGCTGAAGACGATGCCAAACTACAGAAGTACGTGGATAAGGTTAGTCATAAAGAGTTCGGGAAATTTGTAAAACGATACAAACACGAGAACGATGAAATTCCCTTTTCCTTCACGATTGATACCGAAAATGAAGAAGCCCAGATTTTGTACCGGCAAGCACTTTTAACCGGCTCTGATATGATTGTTATTGGCTCGATTATAAAATCCGAACTATCGGATATCATTGTCGATTCAACTTCTGAAAAGTTAGCCGAATCAGAGAAGAATATCCCGGTTTTTATTGTTAACGACCGCAAACAGTCAATGGGATTTCTAAAATCATTGTTCAATTAA